From one Trifolium pratense cultivar HEN17-A07 linkage group LG1, ARS_RC_1.1, whole genome shotgun sequence genomic stretch:
- the LOC123902240 gene encoding histone H3.3-like, with product MARTKQTARKSTGGKAPRKQLATKAARKSAPTTGGVKKPHRYRPGTVALREIRKYQKSTELLIRKLPFQRLVREIAQDFKTDLRFQSHAVLALQEAAEAYLVGLFEDTNLCAIHAKRVTIMPKDVQLARRIRGERA from the coding sequence ATGGCTCGTACTAAGCAAACCGCTCGCAAATCCACTGGTGGCAAGGCTCCAAGGAAGCAACTCGCCACCAAAGCTGCTAGAAAATCTGCTCCTACTACTGGTGGAGTCAAGAAGCCACATCGTTATCGTCCTGGAACCGTTGCTCTTCGTGAGATCCGTAAATACCAGAAGAGTACTGAACTTTTGATCCGTAAGCTTCCTTTTCAGCGTCTTGTTCGTGAGATTGCTCAAGATTTCAAGACTGATCTTCGATTCCAGAGCCATGCTGTTCTTGCTCTTCAGGAAGCTGCTGAGGCTTATTTGGTTGGATTGTTTGAGGATACCAATTTGTGCGCAATTCATGCTAAGAGGGTGACGATCATGCCGAAAGATGTTCAACTTGCTCGCCGTATTCGTGGTGAACGTGCTTAG
- the LOC123902241 gene encoding UDP-N-acetylglucosamine--dolichyl-phosphate N-acetylglucosaminephosphotransferase-like, translating into MGTRKRLVSSSTSEPSSSSNPQQTTQPNNPQQQQQSPDPPIAPPKWGFLLKLSLFSIPYFYLIYFHFSIDSELRRSIIINAGLSLAGFFVTVRMIPVASRYVLKRNLFGYDINKKGTLQGNVKVPESLGIVVGIVFLVVAILFQYFNFTADSNWLVEYNAALACVCFMTLLGFVDDVLDVPWRVKLVLPSIAALPLLMAYAGHTTIVIPKPLVPHIGIEILDLGWIYKLYMGLLAVFCTNSINIHAGLNGLEVGQTVVITYAILIHNIMQIGASTDPEYKLAHAFSIYLVQPLLATSLALLSYNWYPSSVFVGDTYTYFAGMTMAVVGILGHFSETLLIFFLPQVLNFLLSLPQLSGYIPCPRHRLPRFDPQTGLLTGTNDGTLVNFFLRNLGPKSEKSLCIYLLIFQGIACCFCFLLRYLLAGWYK; encoded by the exons ATGGGAACAAGAAAGAGACTCGTCTCTTCTTCAACCTCAGAaccttcttcatcttccaaTCCTCAACAAACAACACAACCCAACAATcctcaacaacagcaacaatcCCCAGACCCACCAATTGCACCTCCCAAATGGGGTTTTCTTTTAAAGCTATCTCTCTTTTCTATTCCTTACTTTTACCTTATTTACTTCCATTTCTCTATCGATTCAGAGCTTCGAAGATCCATCATCATCAATGCTGGATTGAGTCTTGCAGGTTTCTTTGTTACCGTTAGAATGATCCCTGTTGCTTCTAGATACGTTCTCAAACGAAATCTATTTGGATATGATATTAACAAGAAGGGTACTCTTCAGGGAAATGTTAAAGT ACCTGAGTCATTGGGTATAGTTGTTGGTATTGTCTTCTTGGTTGTGGCAATCTTATTTCAGTATTTCAACTTCACAGCCGATTCCAAT TGGCTTGTTGAGTACAATGCTGCTTTAGCATGCGTCTGTTTCATGACATTGCTTGGATTTGTCGACGATGTCCTTGATGTCCCTTGGAGAGT AAAATTAGTACTACCATCAATTGCTGCGCTACCTTTGTTAATGGCATATGCGGGACACACAACTATAGTTATACCAAAACCACTTGTACCACATATTGGCATAGAGATTTTGGATCTTG GATGGATATATAAACTATATATGGGGCTATTGGCCGTTTTCTGCACAAATTCGATCAATATACATGCTGGATTAAACGGACTTGAAGTTGGACAGACAGTGGTTATCACATATGCT ATTCTGATACACAATATTATGCAAATTGGAGCATCAACAGATCCTGAATATAAGCTAGCACACGCATTCTCGATTTACTTAGTGCAGCCGCTGCTAGCTACTTCTTTGGCTTTACTTTCGTACAATTG GTATCCGTCTTCAGTTTTTGTTGGTGATACGTATACATACTTTGCAGGGATGACTATGGCTGTGGTTGGTATTTTAGGCCATTTTAG TGAAACACTCTTGATATTCTTCCTACCTCAAGTTTTGAACTTTCTCTTGTCACTACCCCAG CTTTCTGGCTACATTCCATGCCCACGTCATCGTCTGCCAAG GTTTGACCCTCAAACTGGACTATTGACCGGAACAAATGACGGAACACTCGTTAACTTCTTTCTAAGAAATTTAGGCCCGAAATCCGAAAAGTCACTATGTATATATCTTCTCATTTTCCAG GGTATTGCATGCTGTTTCTGTTTCCTGCTGAGGTATTTACTTGCTGGTTGGTACAAATGA